The DNA segment GGTGGCCCAAATCTTCAGGACGCTAATGTACGGCAACTACACGATACGACTATTGGATTCGATTAAAGACGGCAAAGGAGCAGGGTTGCCTCCAGTTTGCCGCTATTCTGGTCAAATCCGCAATGAATTGTGGGTACTACGCTCAAGCCGGAGTGCAATGGATGCGTGCTCGGTCCAAGTGTGGAACAGGGGCGGGGCGAGGCGAGGTGGCACTTGGGACAATCTGAACGCGCCATTGAGGTGCGCAAGGGTCAAACATGTCCAGAGGTAAAGACCAATGGCGAACGCGGCACCTTCGGGATGTGTGCCTGCGTCCTTCCTTTACGTGCCTGACGTCATCGAGAATGAGCACGCACCGTTTTGTATGGCTGCGTTTATTTTCTGCCCGGCGATCGGCGGACGACTAAAAGTCTGTGAAGGTTAGAGGTTGGGGTCCTTTAAGGGTcttgcctgcttgcctgcctgcctgcctgcttacCTGCCATCGAATACCGCCGCTGTTCGAAAAGGTGAAAGATAGCCGACTCTGCCGCGAGACGCAGTCGCCCTTTGGAGCTATGATGGTGGGAAAGACGAGCGCCATCGCCGCGGCGGGAGTGTGCGGGGCCCTCTTCGTcggttattgtatttatttcgaTCGGAAGAGACGCAGCGACCCCAACTTCAAGAACAGGCTGCGGGAACGTGAGTGGGCCACATAGCATGTTCGGGTTCGTCCCGCTGACAACAGTTCAATCGCTCTATCGATCAATAACGTGAGCGTTACGGTGCAGAGCTGCAGAGCCGCTCctgcgggggaggggggggggcgcttgTGCCCACCCACTTGGGGCACGGATCTCTAAAAGCTAGCAATCTTTATATATGGCTTAACCAGCTTGCTTTGGATTTTCCGTAGAGCCATTTCTTTGACTTTCTGAACCAAAAATACACATCCCTCCCTCCGTCAGCTTGGCATAAAGATGCTTAGCAGCGCACATATGTTGTTGTTTCAGGGAGGAAGAAACAGAAGGTGGCGAAAGAGCGAGCTGGCATGGCCAAGGTGACTTGCGCTTTTCTTTTGGGAAGAAATGCAAAAGGTGGATGACGCATGCGCTTTGTTTGACCCGTGAGCAGCTTCCGGATCTTCAAGACGCTGAGGCCGTCCAGAAGTTTTTCCTGGAGGAGATCCAGCTGGGGGAGGAGCTTCTGGCCCAAGGTAACGAGGACAATTCAGCAAAGGTTTGCCCGTCGGCTTAGCCCGTCTCTCCCTTTTGCAGGCGACTACGAGAAAGGTGTGGAGCACCTGACCAACGCCATCGCCGTCTGCGGACAGCCTCAACAGCTCCTGCAAGTCCTCCAACAAACGCTGCCGCCGCCCGTCTTCCAGATGCTTCTCACCAAACTGCCCAGCATCAGCCAGGTGGGCATGGCACCTTGACAAAGGCTGAGTGAGGACTTTGAAAAGGGATCACGTGTTCCGTGTGTTTGCGTTGCCATTCATTCTTTTATTGCTCTGGCTTTTGAAGACGTCATTAGGATACTGAGCTTGACCTTTTGATGACTCTCGACTGgtgcgtgtgtgcctgtgtgcgtgTTAGCGTATCGTGAGCGCACAGAGTCTGAGCGAGGACGACATTGAGTGAAGTCGGCCGTCCTCATCTTCCATGGCGGCGACACCCGTTTGGTCGGAGGGACGCCCCGCCCCACCCCAGCCCAGCCCGCCCTGTCTGGAAGCTGGCGCCAGCCTCTCGTCTTGTCTTTGAGTCGACTTTTGATGTCCTGTTTTTGTCATCGGCAGAATAAACACCAAAGTGGGAAGAAACTTTGTCCTTCACGACTTGATCCTTTTCTCACTTCTGGAAGACAATGGCTCAAGTCTTTTCTTCTCAtgtgtttgttgatgttttgttagcagctgctccgctccgctccgctcgCCCCTTCATTAGTGAGAGGAGGTAGAATCCGCCAAATTGGACCTGTCTCTGCGGAGCACAAGGGACGGGCCGGCAAAGGGGTTCAGTCGGAGTCAGGCGGAGGGACGTAGTCCGAGTCGGAATGGCCGTCCTCGCTGTTGTCGATCAAACTGTCATGGGAGTCCCAATCGGAATCCACGTGGGCCGCCGCAGCCGCCGGGGGACCTGACAGGAAGCACAAGGTGGTTTGCGGCTTTAATgacgcgcgtgcgcgtgcgtaccTGCTCTCTTTGTGTGCTTGT comes from the Syngnathus scovelli strain Florida chromosome 5, RoL_Ssco_1.2, whole genome shotgun sequence genome and includes:
- the tomm20b gene encoding mitochondrial import receptor subunit TOM20 homolog B isoform X1, whose translation is MANAAPSGCVPASFLYVPDVIENEHAPFCMAAFIFCPAIGGRLKVCEGRKKQKVAKERAGMAKLPDLQDAEAVQKFFLEEIQLGEELLAQGDYEKGVEHLTNAIAVCGQPQQLLQVLQQTLPPPVFQMLLTKLPSISQRIVSAQSLSEDDIE
- the tomm20b gene encoding mitochondrial import receptor subunit TOM20 homolog B isoform X2, giving the protein MMVGKTSAIAAAGVCGALFVGYCIYFDRKRRSDPNFKNRLRERRKKQKVAKERAGMAKLPDLQDAEAVQKFFLEEIQLGEELLAQGDYEKGVEHLTNAIAVCGQPQQLLQVLQQTLPPPVFQMLLTKLPSISQRIVSAQSLSEDDIE